From the Saimiri boliviensis isolate mSaiBol1 chromosome X, mSaiBol1.pri, whole genome shotgun sequence genome, one window contains:
- the LOC101053533 gene encoding elongation factor 1-beta, with amino-acid sequence MGFGDLKSPTGLQVLNDYLADKSYIEGYVPSQADVAVFEAVSGPPPADLCHALRWYNHIKSYEKEKASLPGVKKALGKYGPVDVEDTTGSGATDSKDDDDIDLFGSDDEEESEEAKRLREERLAQYESKKAKKPALVAKSSILLDVKPWDDETDMAKLEECVRSIQADGLVSGSSKLVPVGYGIKKLQIQCVVEDDKVGTDMLEEQITAFEDYVQSMDVAAFNKI; translated from the coding sequence ATGGGTTTCGGAGACCTGAAAAGCCCCACCGGCCTCCAGGTGCTCAACGACTACCTGGCGGACAAGAGCTACATCGAGGGGTATGTGCCATCACAAGCAGATGTGGCAGTATTTGAAGCAGTGTCTGGCCCACCGCCTGCCGACTTGTGTCATGCCCTACGTTGGTATAACCACATCAAGTCTTATGAAAAGGAAAAGGCCAGCCTGCCAGGAGTGAAGAAAGCTTTGGGCAAGTATGGTCCTGTGGATGTGGAAGACACTACAGGAAGTGGAGCTACAGATAGTAAAGATGATGATGACATTGATCTCTTCGGATCTGATGATGAGGAGGAAAGTGAAGAAGCGAAGAGGCTAAGGGAAGAACGTCTTGCACAATATGAATCAAAGAAAGCTAAAAAACCTGCACTTGTTGCCAAGTCTTCCATCTTACTGGATGTGAAACCTTGGGATGATGAGACAGATATGGCAAAATTAGAGGAGTGTGTCAGAAGCATTCAAGCAGACGGCTTAGTCTCGGGCTCATCTAAACTAGTTCCGGTGGGATATGGAATTAAGAAACTTCAAATACAATGTGTAGTTGAAGATGATAAAGTTGGAACAGATATGCTGGAGGAGCAGATCACTGCTTTTGAGGATTATGTCCAGTCCATGGATGTGGCTGCTTTCAACAAGATCTAA